A stretch of the Capsicum annuum cultivar UCD-10X-F1 chromosome 8, UCD10Xv1.1, whole genome shotgun sequence genome encodes the following:
- the LOC107839352 gene encoding peptidyl-prolyl cis-trans isomerase CYP22, whose amino-acid sequence MASGGVGGGLVEWHLRPQVPKNPVVFFDVTIGNIPAGRIKMELFADITPKTAENFRQLCTGEFRKAGVPQGFKNCQFHRVIKDFMIQGGDFLKGDGSGCVSIYGSKFEDENFIAKHTGPGLLSMANSGPNTNGCQFFVTCAKCDWLDNKHVVFGRVLGDGLLVVRKIENVAVGANNKPKLACMIAECGEM is encoded by the exons ATGGCGTCTGGCGGCGTGGGAGGAGGACTGGTAGAGTGGCACCTACGGCCACAAGTACCAAAAAATCCAGTTGTGTTTTTCGACGTAACAATTGGCAATATTCCTGCTGGTCGCATCAAAATGGAGCTCTTCGCTGATATCACTCCCAAAACTGCTGAGAATTTCAG GCAACTGTGCACGGGAGAGTTCAG GAAAGCAGGAGTACCACAAGGTTTCAAGAATTGTCAGTTCCATAGGGTGATTAAGGACTTCATGATCCAAGGTGGTGATTTCCTAAAG GGAGATGGTAGTGGATGTGTTTCCATATATGGAAGCAAGTTTGAGGATGAAAACTTTATTGCCAAGCACACTGGTCCTGGCCTATTATCAATG GCGAATAGCGGACCAAACACTAATGGATGTCAG TTTTTTGTCACATGTGCAAAGTGCGACTGGCTTGACAACAAGCATGTTGTTTTTGGG CGTGTTCTTGGAGATGGTCTTTTAGTGGTCAGGAAGATCGAGAATGTGGCTGTTGGAGCTAACAACAAACCAAAGCTGGCATGCATGATTGCTGAATGTGGGGAGATGTAA